TCGAGTTTGATTTCCATGTGGCGGAGGACGGGCGCTACCGTCTGGACGGTGTGTTCGTGTTCGGGCTGATGTTCGGGGCGTACCAGCCCCATTTGGACGGCGAGAAACTTGGGGCGCCCATCAATTTCTACATCCCCAACTATGACCCGCGCTGGGTGAGCCTGGACACGCATGACCTGAAGGCCGGCGTGCACACCCTGAAATTTGTCAGTGTGCCCTCCGAAGTGCGGGAAATGCGGGCGCTGGCGCCTAAGTACAACTGCATCGGCCTCGGGGCGCTCACGATTCTCCGCCTGGATGACATGGAGGGCTACAAGCGCGCCCTTACGCGGGCCCTCGGGAAATAGCGCGGCATCCGGCAGACATGCCCCTCCGCCCAAAGTCTTTCTGCGGCCGCCCTGGAGTTCATGGGCGGCCGCGGTGTGTTTGACGCGGAAAAATGGGTTGCGCAACGAAGGGTTTGCCCGTATAATGAAAAACCCCGCAGGGGGGTCGGGGCGCGCGGGACGGCATTGGCCGTCCGGCACTTATGCCGGTGTTCCGGCGGCAACGCCCGCCATGCCAGGGCGGAACAGGGAAAGGAGTGACAGCATGTCAACCATTGTCTTTATCAAGGAGGACTTCCTGCTTGACAACGAACCGGCGCGGCAGCTTTACCATGAATACGCGAAGAATCTTCCCATCATTGACTATCACTGCCATCTGCCCCCGGCGGATGTCGCGGCGGACCGCCGTTTCGCCAACCTGGCGGAAATCTGGCTGGCAGGGGACCACTACAAGTGGCGTGCGATGCGGACCAACGGGGTGCCGGAAAAATACTGCACCGGCGACGCCGGGGACTATGAGAAATATCTGAAATGGGCGGAGACGGTCCCCTATTGCATCCGGAACCCGTTGTACCACTGGACGCACATGGAACTGAAGCGGCCCTTCGGGATTTCGGACCGCCTTTTCACCCCGGAAACGGCGCCGGGCATCTGGGACGAGTGCAATGAGAAGCTGGCCCGCCCCGAGTTTTCCGCCCGCGGCATCATGCGGCAGATGAACGTGGCCCTGGTCTGCACCACGGACGACCCCGTGGACGACCTGGAGGCGCACCGGGTTGTGGCGGAGGACCCCTCCTTCGAGACGCGCATGCTCCCCACCTGGCGGCCCGACCGGGCCATGGCCATCGAGGACCCGGAGGCCTTCAACGCCTGGGCCGGGCGGCTGGAGGCGGCTGCGGGCATGGCGTGCCCCTCGTGGGAGGACTTCATGGCGGCGCTGCAAAAACGGCAGGACTTTTTCCACAGCCGGGGCTGCCGCGTTTCAGACCACGGCATCGAGTTCCCCTACGCGGAGGACTTCACCCCGTCGGACGTGGCCGGTGTCTACCGGCGAGCCAGGGCGGGGCAGGCGCCCACCCTGGACGAGGCGCTCCGGTTCCGTTCGGCCATGATGCTTGAATTTGGCCGGATGAACCATGAGAAGGGGTGGGCGCAGCAGCTCCACATGGGACCCATCCGGAACAACAGCTCCAGGATGTTCAGGGAATTGGGTCCCGACACCGGGTTTGATTCCGTGGGCGACACGCCGCTGGCGAAGGGTTTGGCAAAATACCTTGACCGGCTTGACCAGACGGGGCAACTGACCAGGACCGTCCTGTACACCATCAACCCGGCGGCGAACATGGTCCTCTCCACCATGCTGGGCAATTTTCAGGACGGGACCGTGCCCGGAAAAATGCAGTTCGGCAGCGGGTGGTGGTTCAACGACCAGATGGACGGCATGCTCCGGCAGTTGGAGACGCTGTCGCAGACCGGGCTGCTCAGCCGCTTTGTGGGCATGTTGACGGACAGCCGCAGTTTCCTGAGCTACCCCCGCCACGACTATTTCCGCCGCATCCTATGCAACCTGATAGGGACGGACATCGTCCGGGGATTACTGCCCTCCGGCGCAAAGTGGTACGGCCACCTCGTGCGCGACATCTGCCACAACAACGCGAACCGCTACTTTGAGTTTGAACTGCCGGAGCAGTGAGTGCCGCCGCTCACGGGGGCGCCAGGCGGTAGACAGAGTCATACCGCACACCGCCCAAGAGGCCGGACTTCGGGTATTTCCGGACTTCCACAAGCCGGTAACCCCAAACGGTCCGCAGCCACCAGGCACGCACCCCGGAACGGGTTTTCAGACACAATTCCCCTGTGTAAACTCGCACGGCCATACCGCACCTCCGTGCCGGTGTTCAACGGTTTTTGCCCCTGCCGTTGCGCACCGGCGTTTTGCCCTTTCGGGTGTCCTTGTCTGACATTATCTTACCAAATTTTTAGGGAATCCGCAAGGGGGGCGGGGAGAGGAAATTAGCGCAGGGCAGTTTATGGCCACAGTTAAATGATTCCGGGTACAGCCACCTGCGCGGAGGCGGGCATATTCTCCGGGTCGTGGTCGTGGGCCGCGCCGTTGGCAGTCCCCTCCGCCATGACCAAGGGACTGGCAACGGTTGCGCGGACGGCCAAACACCGTGTCCATGAGCCCAATTGCGCTACCGGTGCCTGTGCCGAATGAGAAGCCCCCCCCTACCCCCCCGCAAGCAGGGGGGAATAAGAGGGGGCGCAAGCAGGGGGATGCATTGGCGCAACGCGGTTGGGGGCGACAGACAAATATTTCCGGGTACAGCCACCTGCGCGGACACGGTCAGGTTCTCCGGGACATGGCCATGGGCCGTGCCGTTGGCAGTCCCCTCCGCCATGACCAAGGGACTGGAAACGGTTGCGCGGACGGCCTGATGCCGTGTCCATGAGCCCAATTGCGCAACCGGTGCCTGTACCGAATGAGCGGAAGAGACTGGAATGACGGAACCGGCGTTACCATCAGGGGGGGGCTTTCCTGTATAATTCGACACTGTATAATCGCGAGATTTCCAATTCATTGGCTGGAGCGCGGGCAGGGTCGCCGTTATTTATGTGTTTTGCCGACGCTTCGGTCCACCGGGTTTCCGGTTGCGCAAAGCGCCCACATGCCGGACTTTTTTGTCCTTTGACCGTCAAGCCAAAACGCACCGAGTTCTCCCCCGGGGGGCGGCGCATCGCGGCGGCGCCGGTGAATGTGCTAAAATTGACCGTTTATTACGGCGGGAGAATTACGAATGCAGAAGCCGATTGAGAAACTGGTGGCCGCCGCCCTGACCGAGGACATCGGCCAGGAAGACCTGACCACGAACACCACCGTGTCGCCCGATTTGCGCTGTCTTGCGCGGCTTTTCGCCAAGCAGGACGGCGTGCTGAGCGGCATCAAGCCCTTCCATTGCGCCTTTGAAATCATGGAGGCGAAGCTCCGCAACTGGAGCAGCCTCGAGGACGGCGCCGAGTTCAAGAAAGGCGACCTCATCGCCTCTTTCGAGGGGAACACCCAGGCGGTCCTCACCGCCGAGCGGACGGCGATGAACTTTGTGCAGCATCTTTCCGGTGTCGCCACCCTGACCAGCCGGTTTGTGAAGGCCATCGAGGGCCTCGACTGCCGCGTCTGCGGCACGCGCAAGACCACACCGATGATGCGCCAGCTTGAAAAGGCGGCCATCGTCCACGGCGGCGGCGCCAACCACCGCCACACCCTGTTCAACGGGGTACTCATCAAGGAGAACCACATCATGGCGGCGGGCGGCATCCAGGAGGCGGTGCGCCGCGCCTGGGAGGGCACCCACCACCTGATGCGCATCGGCATCGAGGTGCGCGACCTGGACGAGTTTGACCAGGCGCTGGCGGCGGGCGCGGATGTGATCATGCTGGACAACATGAGCAACGAGGACATGCGCGAGGCCGTCCGGCGGGCGCGGGACGTGAAAGTGGTCATCGAGGCCAGCGGCAACGCCAGCCTGGAGCGGGTCCGGGGCATGGCCGAGACGGGCGTGCAGTTTGTCTCCGTGGGCGCGCTGACCCATTCCGCGCCCTCGATTGACCTGACCCTGCTGATAGAAAATGTGTGATTCCCCGAGGCCGTCCGCCCCGAGGACGGCGCTGAGAACAGTGCATCATGTGTCTTCCACCCCCTCGACCAATCTCCTGGCCCTTGCCGGGGGCGGGGACGGGGAGGTTTTTGTCGCGGAAACGCAGACCATGGGCCGGGGCAGGCTTGGAAATGTCTGGGAAAGCGCGCCCGGTCTGGGGTTGTGGTTCAGTGTGCGCCTTGAGGGCCCCATGCGCGGCGTTGGTTTCGGCGCGGCGTTGGCCGTGCGCGACGCCGTGGCGCCCCGGGCCGTCCTCAAAGTGAAATGGCCCAACGATTTGCTGTGCAACGGCCGCAAAGTATGCGGTATTCTGGTGGAACAGCGGTCCGGATGGACCGCCCTCGGGGTTGGGCTCAATGTCAGCCACAAGCCCGCGGATTTTCCGGCCGCGCTGCGCGGCCACGCGGGCTCGCTGGAAAGCGAGACGGGGCTGGCCTGGGACCGGGCCGCCCTGCTGGACCGGCTGCTGGACCGGATGGACGCCATGGTGTTCCGGCTTCGTGCCGGGGAATACGAGTCTGTCCGGGCTGAATGGGCGGCCGCCTGCGATGTCGTGGGAAGCCGCATCCGGCGCGGCGGCCTGTCCGGTCGCGTGCAAGCCGTTGACGGGGACGGCGCCCTGCTGGTGGAGACCGGCGGGGGCCTTGTCCGGGTCACGGACTGCGAAATGGAACCGGCGGCGCCGGACGGCGCCGCAACACGGGAATGACACAATGCTCCTGGTGGTGGACGTGGGCAACACAAACACGGTCATGGGCCTCTACGAGGGCCGTGAGCTGCGCGGCCATTGGCGTTTCGAGACCGCCAACCACCGCACGGGCGACGAGTTCAACATCCTGCTGCACATGCTGCTGCAGAGCATCGGCATGAAACCGGCGGAAATCCGGGGCTGCTGCGTCTCCAGCGTGGTGCCGCCCCTCAATTCGGCCCTGCACGAGGCCTGCCGCAAGGCGTTCGGCTGGGAGCCCTTCATGGTCGAGCCGGGCGTGAAGACAGGGCTGGTGCTGCACTGCGACAACCCCAAAGAGGTTGGCGCGGACCGCATCGTGAACACGGTGGGCGCCCTCGAGGAGCACAAGCCCCCCCTCATCATCATAGACTTCGGCACCGCCACCAGCTTCGACGCCGTCACCGCGCGCGCGGAGTGGATTGGCGGGGTCATCGTGCCGGGCATCCAGCTCTCCGCCGAGGCGCTTTTCGAGCACTGCGCGAAACTGCCCCGCGTGGACGTGGTGGTCCCGAAGCACGCCATCGGGCGGGACACGGTGGGCAACATCCGCTCGGGCCTCACTTTCGGCTACGCCGAAATGGTGGACGGGCTGGTCCGGCGCATGCGCGCCGAGATGGGCGGGGCGCAGACGGTCATCGCCACGGGCGGCCTGGCGAAAACCATCGCCCAAATCTCCAAGGAAATCAGCGTGGTGGACCCGTGGCTCACCCTGAAGGGGCTGCGCGCCGTCTA
This genomic interval from Candidatus Hydrogenedentota bacterium contains the following:
- the uxaC gene encoding glucuronate isomerase; the protein is MVFIKEDFLLDNEPARQLYHEYAKNLPIIDYHCHLPPADVAADRRFANLAEIWLAGDHYKWRAMRTNGVPEKYCTGDAGDYEKYLKWAETVPYCIRNPLYHWTHMELKRPFGISDRLFTPETAPGIWDECNEKLARPEFSARGIMRQMNVALVCTTDDPVDDLEAHRVVAEDPSFETRMLPTWRPDRAMAIEDPEAFNAWAGRLEAAAGMACPSWEDFMAALQKRQDFFHSRGCRVSDHGIEFPYAEDFTPSDVAGVYRRARAGQAPTLDEALRFRSAMMLEFGRMNHEKGWAQQLHMGPIRNNSSRMFRELGPDTGFDSVGDTPLAKGLAKYLDRLDQTGQLTRTVLYTINPAANMVLSTMLGNFQDGTVPGKMQFGSGWWFNDQMDGMLRQLETLSQTGLLSRFVGMLTDSRSFLSYPRHDYFRRILCNLIGTDIVRGLLPSGAKWYGHLVRDICHNNANRYFEFELPEQ
- the nadC gene encoding carboxylating nicotinate-nucleotide diphosphorylase, translating into MQKPIEKLVAAALTEDIGQEDLTTNTTVSPDLRCLARLFAKQDGVLSGIKPFHCAFEIMEAKLRNWSSLEDGAEFKKGDLIASFEGNTQAVLTAERTAMNFVQHLSGVATLTSRFVKAIEGLDCRVCGTRKTTPMMRQLEKAAIVHGGGANHRHTLFNGVLIKENHIMAAGGIQEAVRRAWEGTHHLMRIGIEVRDLDEFDQALAAGADVIMLDNMSNEDMREAVRRARDVKVVIEASGNASLERVRGMAETGVQFVSVGALTHSAPSIDLTLLIENV
- a CDS encoding biotin--[acetyl-CoA-carboxylase] ligase, producing MHHVSSTPSTNLLALAGGGDGEVFVAETQTMGRGRLGNVWESAPGLGLWFSVRLEGPMRGVGFGAALAVRDAVAPRAVLKVKWPNDLLCNGRKVCGILVEQRSGWTALGVGLNVSHKPADFPAALRGHAGSLESETGLAWDRAALLDRLLDRMDAMVFRLRAGEYESVRAEWAAACDVVGSRIRRGGLSGRVQAVDGDGALLVETGGGLVRVTDCEMEPAAPDGAATRE
- a CDS encoding type III pantothenate kinase, with amino-acid sequence MLLVVDVGNTNTVMGLYEGRELRGHWRFETANHRTGDEFNILLHMLLQSIGMKPAEIRGCCVSSVVPPLNSALHEACRKAFGWEPFMVEPGVKTGLVLHCDNPKEVGADRIVNTVGALEEHKPPLIIIDFGTATSFDAVTARAEWIGGVIVPGIQLSAEALFEHCAKLPRVDVVVPKHAIGRDTVGNIRSGLTFGYAEMVDGLVRRMRAEMGGAQTVIATGGLAKTIAQISKEISVVDPWLTLKGLRAVYEKNVGTAA